The DNA window agaagagaaaagaaaaagaattgttGGATCAGGCTAgaaaagaggaagaagaaagagaaaaagttaGACAGGCAAAGAAATTGGAATTTTTATTGACCCAGACTGAATTATATTCTCATTTCATTGGCagcaaaattaaaacaaatgaaATCGAGGGCGATATGGGAGAAAAAACTGCTACTGGTGCTACTTTAAGTAATATTGAACTATCCGTTGAGACTGCTAAAAAGAATGATCATAGAAGTATGGATTTTGATGAAGAAACTAACGACAGTTTGAATCGTAAAGCTTTGGAAAATGCATCCAATGCATTAAAGGAAAACCAGGAAAGAGCCAAAGAATTTGACGATAAAAATCCAggtgatgatgaagaattaaattttacCAAGCCGTCCACTTTAGAAAACGCTGTTATTGAACAACCAAAGATATTATCATGCACATTAAAAGAATACCAATTGAAGGGACTTACTTGGTTGGCTAATTTATATAGCCATGGTATTAATGGTATTTTGGCAGATGAAATGGGTTTGGGTAAAACCGTACAATCAATTTCTATTTTGGCACACTTAGCTGAAAAGTATAATATTTGGGGTCCATTTTTAGTTGTTACCCCCGCTTCCACTTTACATAATTGGGTCCAGGAAATTTCGAAATTTGTGCCCGATTTCAAAATCTTACCATACTGGGGTAATGCTAATGATCGTAAGGTTTTACGTAAGTTTTGGGATAGGAAGCATTTAAGATACGACAAAAACTCTCCTTTCCATATAATGATTACCTCCTACCAAATGGTTGTTTCTGATGCAGcctatttacaaaaaatgaagTGGCAGTATATGATTCTAGATGAGGCACAAGCTATTAAATCTTCACAGTCTTCTAGGTGGAAGAATTTATTGAGTTTCCATTCACGTAACAGATTACTATTAACTGGTACACCAATTCAAAATAACATGGATGAACTATGGGCTTTATTACACTTTATCATGCCAACAATTTTTGATTCGCCAGAATTTTTCAGTGAATGgttttctaaaaatattgaggCACATGCCAAGTCTAACACTCAATTAAACACCCAACAATTAAGCCGTTTACATCTATTGTTAAAACCTTTTATGCTAAGAcgtattaaaaagaatgtTCAGTCCGAGTTGGgtgataaaattgaaatcgACGTGATATGTGATTTGACTCAAAGACAATTGAAGTTGTACAACGTTTTGAAATCGCAAATGAGCAGTAGTAACTATAAAGATATCGAAAATGCTGTAACTGCATCTGCTGATAGCTCTACTGGTAGCGATTCAAGATTGGCCAATGCGGTAATGGAATTTCGTAAAGTTTGTAATCATCCAGACTTATTTGAAAGAGACGATGTTACATCGCCCTTTTTGTTTGGCAAGTTCGGCAAAGTTCAGCAATCTTTTAACAGAGAGGGAAATATCTTGGACTTTATGTATTCCACGGAAAATGAAATAGATGTACACATACCAAGATTAATATATGATGATTTGATACTTccaaactttaaaaatgacgttgatttgaaaaacaagttattcaataaaacatttaacATTTTAGATACCTCGAACAACGAAGAATTATGCTTGACTTTATCCATTTTGTCAGGTTTGAGTCCCGGTTCCTTGGCCAAAATCCACAATAAAGGTTTACTCAATAGAGTCATAGATTTGGAAGAAAATGTCAGTGACAAGTGTTCAAGACTAGATATAATTTACGACGAGAACTCAGTTTCGTATCAGAAAAATTTGGTAGTCCCTTCTAAGCAACAGTTTCTTTAcaaccaaaaaaatgttactATGGACGGAGTTTTATGCAATTTAATGAACATAAATGAAATGTATCAAAAGGAACATTACTTGCATAATATGAAACCTGCCTGCGGCTTACCAGCCGCTGCGCCACCTATCACACCCACAGTTAATGGTTCTACTACATTCACTAATCAGCTACATTATGATTTGTTTAATCCAAAGATAACAACCGCTTTTTCTGAAATCCCACCCATTGTACAGCATGATATAATAGAAGTTAAAAAGGTGCCATTGGAGGAGTTGCCCAGATGTGAAATGTGGCCAGCCCCATTGAATAAGAATTTTGTCACCAAAAACATATCTATGCCTTCAATGGATAGGTTTATTACAGAGTCTGCTAAATTGAAAGCTTTAGACAAGTTGTTAatcaatttaaaagatgAGGGTCATCgtgttttaatttatttccaAATGACCAAAATGATGGATTTAATGGAAGAGTATTTGACTTATAGACAATACAGACACATTCGTTTGGACGGTTCTTCTAAATTGGAAGACCGTAGAGATTTGGTTCATGACTGGCAAACCAAACCTgaaatttttatctttttattgaGTACAAGAGCAGGTGGTTTAGGTATTAATTTAACAGCTGCTGATACAGTTATATTTTATGATTCAGATTGGAATCCAACCATTGACTCACAGGCAATGGATAGAGCACACAGACTAGGCCAAACAAAACAAGTTACTGTTTATAGACTTTTATGTCGCAACACAATTGAAGAACGAATGAGGGATAGAGCTAAACAAAAGGAGCATGTCCAACACGTTGTTATGGAAGGTCATGCCAAAGAAGAGATTATTAAAGGTAAAGAAGTTAAGGTCAGCAATGATAAAGATCATCCAAAGGCTAATGaacaattaaattaaagtttatacaatataaaaaagatattttcacttttttctttttttttttttttttttttttttttttcaaataattacacatatagatatataaaagtttGACACATTTAATCACGAATCAAAcgattgatttttttaataattggagataaatatcataaatttcttcaaaattttcaaatggAGAGCTATTTCTGGTTTTCATACGATACAATAACCCAACAAAGGAATTCCTATTCAGATatgaaactttaaaaaaactttgttcATCTGTAGCACTGTCCTTATCGCTATCCAGAATGGGCAGTGGCGTTTTATTGACTGTATTGTTTTTAGCAATAGATTTCTCTGTGCTATCCAAATCATTTCTACTGTTAATATCAGCATCTTCCATTATTACATCATCTATTTGTTCAGAAGTAATATCTTCGCCAAATAGCATGTTaatttcatcattatcatcatcgaATTTAGAATCTATATCAGCAAATTCGGTTGATTGAACTTCTGGCAACATATTCTTAGTTTCAACTTCATCCGATTTTACATCtttactactattattgtcattGTTAGTGTTGGTGCCATTATCATTAACATTACCACCAGTATTATCATCGACATGGTTGGTTTCTTCATTCTCATCCTCATGTTGTATCTGAGAACCATTTATTTGCTCTTTTGGAAGTGACTTACTAGAGTCAATAATAGATTTGTCTGCTTCTCGTTTATCTTGATCCGAGGCGGCAAGAAATATTGGCGATTCTAAAAAGTGCAACGTTTTCAATCGTTCAGTGTTATCTTTAAAATCCAATAAAatggtaaaataaaaaaaataaatcaaaactATATTGAAATCATCTCTAAAcgataaactttttttaaagacaTTGCCAATGGTAGGTATACCATAAGCACGAACTTTATACAATAAAGTTTGATAAACATCGTAGAAAAAGTTTGTAGGGGTAATTAAATCTATTAATTCCAATAAGTAGTCCATATTATAATATGTGCTACTATGTAGATTCCAGAAGCTATTTGTTTGGTTTGTCATTAGCTTATTTACGGGACATTCATTggtaattttaaaatcgAACTGAACTTGATGAGCACCCGAGATACTAATTGACGGACTTGTTTGGGGTGATTGATTTTGTGGGTTTGGACTGTGCTGCTGGTGTGGatgcttttgtttttgattgGTAAATATAGTGTTTATGTTATATAAGATTGCGCCATCACATAACTTTTctaatttgtttattagaTCTTCTAACTTAGGATTGCCTTGCGATTCCGCTGTATAAACCCCGTATAAAGAGGACTGGGGTTGTGAAGGTTGTTTTCTAAACAATTTCAAAGTTAAAAGCAATCTAGGACTATTTAAACGGAATATTAAATTGTGTAGGGCCTTTGAGTCATAATTTAACAAAGAAGACTCATTGAACAAAGGAGTCAACATATTTAAGATGGTCTCAAAAATTAAGTTAATTTCCATCAACCCTTTTGCTTTTAACGAATTTAATATAGTTTCcaaattgaaaacaattttaattagCCCAACCATCATAAAGGGCTGCAAAAAATACTCAAACCCACCCATAACACGTTCATTTAAAGTGCTTAACATTCTAGGATCCAATTGTTGTCTGATATTTTCCATATTTTTCGGATTGGTAATACTTTCTAACGTTTCAATACACTGCTTAAACATAAATGGTAGCAAATAAGCCAAATCTTTAACATTGGCTGTTTTAATTAAGTCATCAGATATAGAAATATCAACAAATAAGCTTTTGGTCCAATCCTGCAATAATTTAGAAGAATTGTATGGCTCTTTAGTTACTGGAAGCGTCAAATCTTCGGGAATGTAGTATAAATCACGAATAAAGCTCAATATAAAGGACTTATTCAAGTCCGTAACGTCATTTTGAACCATTATGTCTTCTATATCAACATTATATTCCTTAGAAAcatgtaaaataaaaaccaaGACAAAGGGAAATGCTATATAATCGTTGACAGACTCTATATCTGTATCATTATTCGTAGAACTGGTAATTTCGTAAACCTTTTCGTCCCATAATTTATCGACAAAATTGAGTAACGGGAGTAGGAAAAGATATGGTTGAATGTGGGAAAAAATGGTGGTTAAGGAATGATTGAAATTTAAAGTTAACAAACAACAGATTTTAGACAAAGTTTTATAATCAAATGTTTTAACGCTGGCAGTTAGCATTTCCAAAAAAGTTTGTGCGATAACAACCTGGCTTGTTGGTGCtactttttcaaaattttgcAAAACATTTAATAAGCCGTGGAATTCACTTCTATTGGCTATAAAATTGCTATCCCCTTCaaacaaattttcaaaatcaaattcCTCAATTGATGTCTTGACAAATTTTTTCACATCCCATATTTTTTCCATAGTATTCTGGtggtttttaaaaaatatgttttcATCAATAAGTATGGATTTAAGATCCATCATCTGGTCATCtcttaaaaattcattCATTACATTGGGTGGCTGTAATTTCAACATAATCAAATTGCTCAGAAACTCATGTCTTATATCAAAGTCTCTTTTAGGGTTGGtattaaaatcatcaaAGAGATCATCATTAGTTTGGGATGGATCTTCGTTGTCTTTAGTGGAATAGTATGTTTTTATAGCCTTAATAACTTTATCATCAATGTTCTGCAAAGCTCTTATAGGTATGTATGGTTTTGCTGTACCACAATATTGACTAATAATCAATGGGATTCTTTTGCTAATAAATATGGTCCATTTTTTCTCTAAAAGGTCGTAATTAGAGTTTGATTGATGatattgaatattattCAGGAATTGTGCAAAACAGGTAAATGATGTTTCTATGAAATCCACCATAGCTGTGTCCAATGAAGGAATAGGGTGATGTGTTTCGGAAACTATTGTGGCTTCAATAGATTGATACTTGGGGAAAAAGTCAACTTCACTACTATACCAATTATGTATCCTATTATTTAACCATAAATTCTTGTAGTAACGTAATAGTTTGAAAtcgtaatatttttgaactGTTGAAGCAGAATCAGAGTCTACAGCTAAAGGAACATTGGAATTGATGTCTCCTGAGTTAGAAGAATGGTTTgtaacactggtaccaTTAGCATTGTTTTGTGGTGAAgtagaaataaattttgGTGAGGTGATTGAGGGTGTTTCAACAGGAATGCTGGGGTCCGAGTACTTTCTAAGAGTATTTTGAGCAGAAAAGGCATTGGAGTTTGTTCCCACATGATTTTTATCAACGACGACATCGGTCTCCTTAATTTGAGTAAAATCACATTTCTTCTGAATTAGCAAAGACAATTTCTGTGCCAGcaatttattaataggTAACAACACATTGTTaactaaaattttaatattagttTGTACCAATTGGTCTGTTACTACACAGGTTGTTGGCTGAATAGAAATAACACTTTGTAAAAATTTACTTAGTGATATTATGATTTGTTTTGAATGGATTtctttgaaattaaaagacaTTATTGCGGGAAAAATGATAGTTGGAATATCATGAACTAAGAAGTCTTCAACCACCAATTTGTCTGACAAATTATTGAAGAATTTAGTAGATTTGGTGAAAAAGTGTATAACGATTGCATCCTTTTCGTTAATTAGActcataattatttttagtaacCTATTAACAAAACTAGAATtgtaattaaaaaaacataattcAACCATATAATCagttaataaaatcataaTATGAGAGAcacaataattattttttaaacatttcATAAAACATCCACTTAATAAATCGTATATTCTATTCTTTTCCAAAGTTGCGGTATCTGTTGTTTCTGCTGTATTTGTTGATATAAAGTTTGTGTTATCATTAGAGATTGTAGGAATGTTGACATTGGTGCTAGCCCTGCTTTCGTTAtttaaatccaaaaaagagccaaatttttcattaaaaaactcattataaaaagtgaaaaaatcAACAGGCTTGAACCCGTTATTCGCACAATTAATTAGCAATTTACAAAACTCATCACAAATTGTGGTAGAATCCATTTATATTGTTCTTCTTAtttggataattttttcaattttctttttttcttttttttttggttgatTCTCTCTTCTCCTTAGGTCTAGTAGCTAAGTAATATTCTGGTACGTGTTAGTATGATCCTAAAGTTTGATCGTTACTGTTTTACTCGAgagttgttattttatatatgacGAAATGGTGGTTCGTATTCAAGATCAAGTAaaccaaatatatatataatatattataataagaCATTACAACAGAAGTAAAAAGAAGGGAGAATta is part of the Saccharomycodes ludwigii strain NBRC 1722 chromosome III, whole genome shotgun sequence genome and encodes:
- the INO80 gene encoding chromatin-remodeling ATPase INO80 (similar to Saccharomyces cerevisiae YGL150C | INO80 | INOsitol requiring), encoding MSLSALLNDDSSSALSSRLHSSMDESQESSLIPDEKFQLNTKYENSIKDKSTAIEKFKMNLDLLKKRDAQELLVQNWNFISFQELELINEWNSQLKEIFDHQHLNKEKEKEKEKIEQENKNRLIRDNQGEEEEKEKDDEKEEEEEEEEEEEEAEDEKEINEEGKEEITPGNHIPMKDSIKKESSTGIDLLLDNMESIDKEWENFMEYKNSKDSIRKEYTASLTKKDRRRTRRNTRKKSINDDKTTATVVASTVKHSKKGSKTAAPDSTNTSPKGKKFKIQPVSSSSPTTVSIKPTPEDPDNIKRNSLHERFIANIYGKKRTLKKNNHSQTSSESSNATFTTGSNHSNPRLKVVEINNGFGRRLRTDRQLRNKGKNRHREGKYADESESDEEGEKEDEKDDNDEEQQQQQQQEEEEEEEEEEEEEGEDNPPHEHTDTDSIDQENTKKIIIRPSPLTEEEKNRLEIKRIVNKNKKKMDAERKRRFTHCTIISHDEDKFELKIVLKQQHVKIYKRHLREVAAVEKAKHAAIKKAAAAAAAIASKNNNKRKRNNNIKDEDGNSDQTVSKNDEPKNYEDEEDGTKMRRLNDDNDLSTVDTPIVNANNSKDGLPTYGMKMSAKEARAIQRHYDNTYFTIWKDMARKDSAKTSRSLQQMQQIRSQNLKKTSSLVAREAKRWQVKNSKQVKDLISRARRGVREMSSFWKKNEREEKDIKKRKEKELLDQARKEEEEREKVRQAKKLEFLLTQTELYSHFIGSKIKTNEIEGDMGEKTATGATLSNIELSVETAKKNDHRSMDFDEETNDSLNRKALENASNALKENQERAKEFDDKNPGDDEELNFTKPSTLENAVIEQPKILSCTLKEYQLKGLTWLANLYSHGINGILADEMGLGKTVQSISILAHLAEKYNIWGPFLVVTPASTLHNWVQEISKFVPDFKILPYWGNANDRKVLRKFWDRKHLRYDKNSPFHIMITSYQMVVSDAAYLQKMKWQYMILDEAQAIKSSQSSRWKNLLSFHSRNRLLLTGTPIQNNMDELWALLHFIMPTIFDSPEFFSEWFSKNIEAHAKSNTQLNTQQLSRLHLLLKPFMLRRIKKNVQSELGDKIEIDVICDLTQRQLKLYNVLKSQMSSSNYKDIENAVTASADSSTGSDSRLANAVMEFRKVCNHPDLFERDDVTSPFLFGKFGKVQQSFNREGNILDFMYSTENEIDVHIPRLIYDDLILPNFKNDVDLKNKLFNKTFNILDTSNNEELCLTLSILSGLSPGSLAKIHNKGLLNRVIDLEENVSDKCSRLDIIYDENSVSYQKNLVVPSKQQFLYNQKNVTMDGVLCNLMNINEMYQKEHYLHNMKPACGLPAAAPPITPTVNGSTTFTNQLHYDLFNPKITTAFSEIPPIVQHDIIEVKKVPLEELPRCEMWPAPLNKNFVTKNISMPSMDRFITESAKLKALDKLLINLKDEGHRVLIYFQMTKMMDLMEEYLTYRQYRHIRLDGSSKLEDRRDLVHDWQTKPEIFIFLLSTRAGGLGINLTAADTVIFYDSDWNPTIDSQAMDRAHRLGQTKQVTVYRLLCRNTIEERMRDRAKQKEHVQHVVMEGHAKEEIIKGKEVKVSNDKDHPKANEQLN
- the NUT1 gene encoding Nut1p (similar to Saccharomyces cerevisiae YGL151W | NUT1 | Negative regulation of URS Two), with amino-acid sequence MDSTTICDEFCKLLINCANNGFKPVDFFTFYNEFFNEKFGSFLDLNNESRASTNVNIPTISNDNTNFISTNTAETTDTATLEKNRIYDLLSGCFMKCLKNNYCVSHIMILLTDYMVELCFFNYNSSFVNRLLKIIMSLINEKDAIVIHFFTKSTKFFNNLSDKLVVEDFLVHDIPTIIFPAIMSFNFKEIHSKQIIISLSKFLQSVISIQPTTCVVTDQLVQTNIKILVNNVLLPINKLLAQKLSLLIQKKCDFTQIKETDVVVDKNHVGTNSNAFSAQNTLRKYSDPSIPVETPSITSPKFISTSPQNNANGTSVTNHSSNSGDINSNVPLAVDSDSASTVQKYYDFKLLRYYKNLWLNNRIHNWYSSEVDFFPKYQSIEATIVSETHHPIPSLDTAMVDFIETSFTCFAQFLNNIQYHQSNSNYDLLEKKWTIFISKRIPLIISQYCGTAKPYIPIRALQNIDDKVIKAIKTYYSTKDNEDPSQTNDDLFDDFNTNPKRDFDIRHEFLSNLIMLKLQPPNVMNEFLRDDQMMDLKSILIDENIFFKNHQNTMEKIWDVKKFVKTSIEEFDFENLFEGDSNFIANRSEFHGLLNVLQNFEKVAPTSQVVIAQTFLEMLTASVKTFDYKTLSKICCLLTLNFNHSLTTIFSHIQPYLFLLPLLNFVDKLWDEKVYEITSSTNNDTDIESVNDYIAFPFVLVFILHVSKEYNVDIEDIMVQNDVTDLNKSFILSFIRDLYYIPEDLTLPVTKEPYNSSKLLQDWTKSLFVDISISDDLIKTANVKDLAYLLPFMFKQCIETLESITNPKNMENIRQQLDPRMLSTLNERVMGGFEYFLQPFMMVGLIKIVFNLETILNSLKAKGLMEINLIFETILNMLTPLFNESSLLNYDSKALHNLIFRLNSPRLLLTLKLFRKQPSQPQSSLYGVYTAESQGNPKLEDLINKLEKLCDGAILYNINTIFTNQKQKHPHQQHSPNPQNQSPQTSPSISISGAHQVQFDFKITNECPVNKLMTNQTNSFWNLHSSTYYNMDYLLELIDLITPTNFFYDVYQTLLYKVRAYGIPTIGNVFKKSLSFRDDFNIVLIYFFYFTILLDFKDNTERLKTLHFLESPIFLAASDQDKREADKSIIDSSKSLPKEQINGSQIQHEDENEETNHVDDNTGGNVNDNGTNTNNDNNSSKDVKSDEVETKNMLPEVQSTEFADIDSKFDDDNDEINMLFGEDITSEQIDDVIMEDADINSRNDLDSTEKSIAKNNTVNKTPLPILDSDKDSATDEQSFFKVSYLNRNSFVGLLYRMKTRNSSPFENFEEIYDIYLQLLKKSIV